The Candidatus Neomarinimicrobiota bacterium genome includes the window ACGTCTGGCAAGCCAAACCGCAGTGAATCCTCAGACTAAGCTTCAATTGGCGCGATTACTCAATGATAGTTAAACTATAAAGTCACACAATGTGTTTTCTTGAAGCATAAATGAGTACTGAGCGGATGACTCAGAAGTATCAAACTGTCCTTGCCTGCCTTTTAGGCTTATGTGTTTTTCTAGCTGCTAATGGCAGATCAGGGCGAGATTTCTCATCCACCCTGCCAATTGTTGTCATCGATACGGATGGCAAAGAGATCATCGATGAGGATAAAATTACCGGACATATGGGGGTGATCTACAAAGGCAGAGGCAAGAGGAACCTTATCACGGACAATTTCAATGAATACGACGGGTATATCGGAATTGAGATCAGGGGTTCCAGTTCACAGATGTTCCCTAAGAAGCAGTATGCTGTTGAGACCAGGGATGAGGACGGTGACAACTTGAATGTTCCGCTTCTCGGTTTTCTGGAGGAAAATGACTGGATTCTGTATGCACCTTACTCTGACAAGTCTCTCATAAGGAATTGTCTCGCTTATAAACTATACAGAGAGACAGGTCGGTATACAAGTAGGACACGATTCTGCGAACTGTTTCTCAACGGTGACTATAAAGGTCTTTATGTCTTCATGGAGAAAATAAAACGGGACAAGAATAGGATCGATATCTCAAAATTGAATGCGAACGAGACCGCGGGTGATGATTTAACTGGAGGATACATCATCAAGATTGACAAGTGGGATGGAGAGAATAATGATGGCTGGGAATCTCTTTTCTCACCTTATGCGGAAGCATGGCAATCTGTTTTTTATCAGTATCACTACCCGAAAGCGAACAAGATCACTGTTGCACAGAAGGATTATATCGAACGCTTAATCCACGATTTTGAATCTGTTATGAACGAGGATAACTATAAT containing:
- a CDS encoding CotH kinase family protein: MSTERMTQKYQTVLACLLGLCVFLAANGRSGRDFSSTLPIVVIDTDGKEIIDEDKITGHMGVIYKGRGKRNLITDNFNEYDGYIGIEIRGSSSQMFPKKQYAVETRDEDGDNLNVPLLGFLEENDWILYAPYSDKSLIRNCLAYKLYRETGRYTSRTRFCELFLNGDYKGLYVFMEKIKRDKNRIDISKLNANETAGDDLTGGYIIKIDKWDGENNDGWESLFSPYAEAWQSVFYQYHYPKANKITVAQKDYIERLIHDFESVMNEDNYNDPEQGYQSRINMGSFVDHILISEVARNVDAYRLSTFLYKDKDSNDPKVYAGPIWDYNLAFGNANYYKGAYDDGWHIEYEINEDDFWQPPFWWQQIWADTSFQISFTQRWRELRENSLS